The genomic DNA TCCGCTCGCGTCAGCGCCGCAGCATCGACCAACCGTGGCAGTTACCACCCTTGGTCGAGACCGATTACAGCTACGACCCCAGCGACAATCTGATCGGGCGTCGTCGTACTGACCGTCAAGAGCATCTGGGCTACGACAGTACGGGCCGTATTCTTGCGAGCCATCAGGTGGGGCACAGCGAAACCTATGCTTACGATGCCGCAGCCAATTTGCTCGACAACCCGGTCCAAGGGGGTCTGGTAAGGCATAACCGGCTGCTCACGTATCAGGACAAACGTTACAAGTACGACGCCCTTGGGCGGATGATTGAAAAGCGCAGTGCCGTTCGCGGTTTGCAGCGTTTTGTTTACGACGCCGAAAGTCGGCTGGTTGAAGTGCGCAATGGAAACGGCAGTGTGGTCAGGATGACCTATGACCCACTGGGGCGACGCATCGAAAAAACCGAGCATGCCGCCGATGGCCGCCCACTCGGCGTGACGCGATTCACCTGGGATGGCTTACGCCTGTTGCAGGAACATAAACATAGCCAGACCAGCCTCTACATTTACCAAGACTATGGCTACGAACCCCTTGCCCGCGTTGACGGGACTGGGCCGTTGCAGAAAATCCGCTACTACCATAACGACCTCAACGGCTTGCCGGAGCAGCTCACCGAGGCCGATGGCCATGATGTTTGGCACGCGACTTATCAGGTGTGGGGTAATACGCGAGAGGAAGTGCGCGAAGCGTATTTTCTTGAAGAGCAGAACCTGCGGTTCCAGGGGCAGTATCTGGACCGGGAGACGGGGCTGCATTTCAATACGCTGAGGTTCTATGATCCGGATGTAGGGCGGTTTACTACGCCGGATCCGATTGGACTCGAAGGCGGATTGAACACTTACGCTTACTCACCCAACCCGCTTATGTGGTCAGACCCACTGGGCTTGGCGCCCTGCGCCAAGAAGGTGGAGGCCTTGCGCAATGGACCTCAAAAAACTGTCGTGAAAGTGAAAACCAAGAAAGAAGCAAACGAGCTTTTGGCCGAAGCATTTCCTAATAGCCAAAAAGTTAGAGGCATTGGGTCGCAGGACGCCCAAGGCATAAGAAAGAAAAATAAAATGGATCAATTCAAAAAGAGAGACGGGAAAGTTCGATACAGAAAAGATTATCCTATCAACAAGGAAACAGGTCGAGTTTATGGGCACGATGACCCTAAAGGCACAGGACATGGCGAGTTGCCACACGTCAACATTAAACGAGCCGACGGAACAATGGTTCGCATTGATATCACGGGGTAAAATATGAATAAACTAATAGAAGCACTCGACGCTGGAAAGCGCCGTGGATACGAGGAAATACGCAATATAGATGGGGATCCATTTATATTTCAATACGCCTTAAAAAAACAGAATGATATTTATCACACTTATTTTTTCTCAATCGAAGAGTCTAAAATTGATATGATTGAGGATAACGAGAACGAAGAACTTAAAACATTTGGGAATTTAAACGCCGCACTGACTTATCTTATAAACAAAGGTGCAGTAATAGAGAAATTCTCAGCAATGAAAACCACATTACCGTTTTAAAGAGCTATTAGATGGTAATGCTGATGCCAGCAGAATTCATACTGTCCTTTGAGGACACCAATAGGTACGCGGCTCATCTCGACCAGATAAAACAGAAGATCACCCGCCTCGAGACCTTTTCCGAACGTTTTCAAGACCGAAAGTTTCGGTTGGCATGCATTGAGCCCAGAAGCCCAAGTGATTGGAGCTACTATGTACGCCTGTTTTTAGAACAAGAACGTATTTCTCTGAAGATCAGCGCCCATCCGATAAGTGTCGAGCAGAATCTTTCTGTGCTTTTTGAATGGATCAGGTCCTGTACTCGTATCTCGCTTTTGAGAAGTCAAGTAAAAGCAAAAAACCAACATGAAAAATAGTTATCACTTAAATAAACTCCAAAAGGTCGAATTGAGCCTGAATGAAAATAAGGAATACATATCCTCATTTTTGCTAAAAACTACGTTATCGGGAGAGATAATCGAAACCTTCGATTCACTTGCAGATCTGAGAATTCATCTGAACTCAGACCTCTACTACGTTGCACACAACCTTGTTGCACGCAAAGGGGGAAAAATTATCTTTAAAGGGGAGCTCTATAAAGCAACACTAAGTGATCTTCTCGAATTTCTTGGCGACTCTATAAAATCTAACGACTTGAGAGAACTATTAATCTCTCCCGTTAAAGCGTATCCCAATAGCAAAGTGTTTTACTGTACAGAAGACGCGTTTTATATGTACGCAGCAGAGTAAAATGGAGCAGCGTTATGTAGATTGATGGTCCTCAAAAATATAAAATAAATCTGTCAACTTTACCTTCGCTCGGAACTCAGGAAGGAAGCGCTGGACCCCGCCTCCGCCCTAAATAAGATTTTGAGGAAGGTCGACTGATGAATTACTTCAAACTCAATCCGAATGTCGCCAGTAAGCAGTGGGAGGGTTACGTCAACCTCGGAGAGCTTATTTACAGGGGGGAGGAAGTTGATGACGTAGAGCTATCCAACAGCCGAAAGCCTTGCACGCTGAGGCCTCTGCGCTATGACATTCTTGTCGATGGGAAAACTGCTCCGGTCAACACCATCGGAGCGGATTTTTTTGTTTTCGATGAGTCTCTTGAGGGCTGGATAGCCTCAAGGCTGAACACGTGCAATACCTGCCTATCACCCACGAAAGCCAAAAAGTGCGTTATCGGCTCCTTCATGCCTACCACCACGTGGATTGCATCGATTGGGCCGCTTCCGACTATGAAGTCTGGCCCGAAGACCATGTGATCAAGGAGTGGCAGAATCCGAAAGGCCGCTTTTTTTTCGAGCCCGTCCTGATCGCAGAAAAGATCCCTGAAACGGCCGAAGTCTTTCGCTTAGAGGGTTGGGGCGGGGCGTTCAACATCGTCATTTGTGAAGCATATAAAGAGAAATTGCTCGCCCTGGATTTTGATCACTCTTTTCTGGAGTTTCACCCCATCACACTGGTGTAACAGGAAGGTTCTCGCCTTTTCGCATCAACAAAAAATGGGCACCCAACCCAGTCGGCGTGCCCATTTCCCTTACTATTCCGCCTCCCTTCAGACGGTCCTGCTCTTACGGGTTGACGCTGTCTTTGAGCGACTTGCCCGGCTTGAACGCAACGGTGTTGCTGGCCTTGATTTTCACCGGCTCGCCGGTTTGCGGGTTTTTGCCGGTGCGGGCGCCGCGGTGGCGCTGCAGGAAGGTGCCGAAGCCAACCAGGGTGACGCTGTCCTTGCGGTGCAGGGCGCCGGTGATTTCTTCGAGAACGGCGTTGAGTACGCGATTGGCCTGTTCTTTGGTGAGATCCGCTTTTTCAGCGATGGCGGCTGCGAGTTCTGGTTTACGCATATGTGAAGCCTCTTTGACGGTTTTTTGTTGTTATGTCCGTGCTGCTCTCTGGTGGAGCAGCGCCCAAGGCGCCGCAGGCTCTACTCTGCGGCAGACGGGAGTGAGGATGGCATGCCCCAGTGCGCCGCGCCAGTCTCGCGGCGACCTTTCTGGGGGTAAGAACGTGCTGATTCCGACAGAACGACCGGTATTTACGCCAGCAAAGGCGGAAGTTCTTTGTTCAGGGCCAGTTTTTCCATGACAGCGCTGCCGGTCAGTGCATAGCCCAGCAGGCGGCCGCTGGCGTCGCGGCACAAGGCCTTGATGTCGGCGCCCTGCCCTTCGATGCTCCACACGCCTTCGGTGCCGCGCGGCGGCGGTGACACCACCAGCGGGCACACCGGGGTTTTCACGGTGATCGGCATCGGGCCGTAGCTGACGGCCGTGGCGTTGCCGGCCAGGGTCTGCGCCAATGCGCGGGCGCAGCTCATCAACGGCATCACGTACAAAAGGTTCAGGCCGTCGACCTCGGCGCAGTCGCCGAGGGCGTAGATATTGGCGTGGGAAGTCTTGAGGTGGCGGTCCACCATGATTCCACGGTTGATTTGCAGACCGGCTGCGGCGGCCAGGTCCACCCGCGGGCGCAGGCCGATGGCCGAGACCACCAGATCGCAGCGGATCACTTCGCCATCAGACAAATGCGCTTCCAGGCCGTCAGCCGTGCGCTGCAGACGGTTGAGCACCGGCCCCAGATGGAAACGTGCACCAAGGCCTTCCAGCCCGGTTTTCACGGCAGCGGCCGCCGCCGGATGCAGCAGGGTCGGCATGACTTGCTCGCACGGCGCCACCAAGTCGATTTCATAGCCGCCGAGGATCAGGTCGTTGGCAAATTCACAGCCAATCAGGCCGGCACCGAGCAGCAGCACGCGGCGTTTGCCGACGGCGGCGGCCCGAAAGCGGGCGTAGTCTTCGAGGTCATTGATCGGGAAAATCAGGTCAGCCCCGTCCCCTTCAACCGGCACACGCACGGTTTCTGCACCCCAGGCCAGGATCAGGTCGCGATAAACCACCGCTTCCTCGCCGATCCACAGCCGCTTGTGGCCCGGGTCAATACCGCTGACGCGGGTGTGGGTGCGTACTTCGGCCTTGAGTTGCTCGGCCATGGCACCAGGTTCGGCCATGCTCAGGCCATCGGCTTCCTTGTTCTTGCCAAAGCCGGTGGAGAGCACGGGTTTGGAGTAGGAGCGCCCGTCATCCGTGGTGATCAGCAGCAGTGGGGTCTCGCTGTCGAGCTTGCGAAACTCCCGGGCCACGTTGTAACCGGCCAGCCCTGTGCCGATGATCACGACAGGTGCGTTCATTCCTTTCTCCTTGTTAACCATTTCTTAAAATTCGGATCAGCCGATTTCGATCATTTCGAAATCCATTTTGCCCACGCCGCAATCCGGGCACAGCCAGTCTTCCGGGACGTCTTCCCAACGGGTGCCAGGCAGAATTCCGTCATCCGGCCAGCCGTCTTTTTCGTCATAGATCAGGCCGCAGACTACACATTGCCACTTCTTCATTACTTGCTTCCTCAGGGTCCAGGCATCTTGGCCGACGGTCGATAGACCAACGTTGCCGCGCGGCTCAGGGCGTTTTGTACTGATCGGGGCCGCCAGATGCAAGCAAGATCGACGCATGGGGCCGGTTCGCCCCGGCAAAAGTGCAGGGCACCATGGTAAGCTCGCCGCCTCTTTTGCTGCCAATATTGACTCACTGTGCCGCACTCAAACGCCCTTCCCGATGCTTGCCAATGGCTGACCCAGAGCCTTCTAAGCCCATTGCCTGCGCCTTTGACCGTCAATTGGCTGTTCAATGAAGACTCGCTGACGCGCCGGCTGACGTGGCTGTCCCACGACGGCTTCAGCGTGACGCCGCTGTTCGAAGGCTGGCAACCGTTGCGCGATGACGAATGCGCCGCGCTGAACCTGGCCCCGGCCACGGTCGGCTGGGTGCGTGAGGTGTATTTGCGCGGGCACGGCCAGCCATGGGTATTTGCGCGCAGTGTGGCGGCGCGCAGCGCGCTTCAAGGCGACGGTTTGCACATGGACGAACTCGGCAGCCGGTCCCTCGGCGAATTGTTGTTCTGCGATGAGGCCTTCACCCGCCAGGCAATCGAAGTGTGCCATTACCCACGCCAATGGCTGCCCACAGCTGACCAGGTTGACGGCCTCTGGGGCCGTCGCTCGCGTTTCGACCGCGGCCCGCTGAGCGTGCTGGTGGCAGAAATATTCCTGCCCGGCTTCTGGCACGCGCTGCACGACCACCCGGAGAATTGCTGATGTATCAACGTCTGCTCAAATCCCTGAACCGTCTGAACCCCAGGGCCTGGGATTTCATTCAGTTGACCCGCATGGACAAGCCCATCGGCATTTACCTGCTGTTGTGGCCGACCCTGTGGGCACTGTGGATTGCCGGCAAGGGCTCGCCGTCGTTTACCAATATCGTGATTTTCGTGCTGGGCGTGGTGCTGACCCGCGCCGGTGGTTGCGTGATCAACGACTGGGCCGACCGCAAGGTCGACGGCCACGTAAAACGCACCGAACAACGCCCGCTGGTGAGCGGCAAAATCAGCTCCAGGGAAGCGCTGGTGTTTTTTGCGGTGCTGATGGGGATCAGCTTCCTGCTGGTGCTGCTGACCAACGCCAGCACCATCCTGCTGTCTCTCGGCGGCCTCGCGCTGGCGGCGAGCTACCCGTTCATGAAGCGCTACACCTATTACCCGCAGGTGGTGCTGGGCGCGGCGTTTTCCTGGGGGATGCCGATGGCGTTCACTGCCGAAACCGGCCACCTGCCCGCCACCGCATGGCTGCTCTACATCGCCAATCTGTTGTGGACGGTGGGTTACGACACCTATTACGCGATGACGGACCGGGACGACGACTTGAAGATCGGCGTGAAATCCACCGCGATCCTGTTCGGCGATGCCGACCGCGTGATCATCCTCACCCTGCAAAGCCTGGCGCTGGTATGCCTGCTGCTGGCAGGCCTGCGGTTCGAGCTGGGCGGCTGGTTTCACCTGGGCTTGCTGGCGGCGGCAGGCTGTTTTGCCTGGGAGTTCTGGTACACCCGCGACAAGGACCGCATGAAGTGCTTCAAGGCGTTCCTGCATAACCATTGGGCCGGGTTGGCGATTTTTGTGGGGATTGTGGCGGATTACGCCTTACGGTGATTTCTCCGACGCCATCGCGGGCAAGCCCGCTCCCACAGTTGGAACGCGTACTCCTGTGGGAGCGGGCTTGCCCGCGATGATTTCAGCAGCACCACAGGTTCAGGGCTTGATGACGTGCCACGCCCCGCCCTTGCCATCACCGGTCTTGTCACCGGCCTTGTGGTCATCCTTGTAGGTGTACACCGGCTTGCCTTTGTAGGCCCACTGGCTGGTGTTGTCATCGCGGGTGATCACCGTCCAGTCGCCCACCTTCGTATCGGTAGATTCAGCTTTAAGCGGCGGCCAGTTGGTCGCGCACTGGTCCTTGCACACGGACTTGCCGTCGGCGTCTTTGTCGAAGGTGTAGAGGGTCAACCCTTTGTGGTCCACCAACAACCCGTCTTTGGTCATCGCCGGTTCTGCAGCAAACGCCAGCGTCGGCAGCGTCAACGCGGCCGTGACCAGCAGGGCTTTCCAGGAAATCGTGCGGTAAGTCATCAGAACCTTCCTTTTGTGGTTGTCAGGATTCGGACCCAAAGGGTAGTCCAGAGTGCCGTTATTTGCCTGAGCGGCTAAATTACTGTCACACGACTGCAATAATTCCGTTATCTAATGCGGCGCAAGACAGTTAAATGACAAGAGGATTCAGGCATGGTTGGCAGGAGCATTCTGATCGTTGACGACGAAGCGCCCATTCGCGAAATGATCGCCGTTGCGTTGGAAATGGCCGGCTATGACTGCCTGGAGGCGGAGAACTCCCAGCAGGCCCATGCCATTATCGTCGACCGCAAGCCGGACCTGATCCTGCTGGACTGGATGCTGCCCGGCACCTCCGGCATCGAGCTGGCCCGCCGCCTCAAGCGCGACGAGCTGACCGGGGACATCCCGATCATCATGCTCACCGCCAAGGGCGAAGAGGACAACAAGATCCAGGGCCTGGAAGTGGGCGCCGACGACTACATCACCAAACCATTTTCCCCACGCGAGCTGGTCGCGCGCCTGAAGGCCGTGCTGCGCCGCGCCGGCCCGACCGATGGCGAAGCGCCGATCGAAGTCGACGGCCTGATCCTGGACCCGATCAGCCACCGCGTGACCATCGATGGTAAACCGGCCGAGATGGGCCCGACCGAATACCGCCTGCTGCAGTTTTTCATGACCCACCAGGAACGCGCCTACACCCGCGGCCAGCTGCTCGACCAGGTCTGGGGCGGCAACGTGTATGTGGAAGAGCGTACGGTGGACGTGCATATCCGCCGTCTGCGAAAAGCCTTGGGCGATGCCTACGAGAATCTGGTACAAACCGTGCGCGGTACCGGTTACCGATTTTCCACAAAGGGCTGAGCCAGAGCGGTTCTGACTCAAGCGCCCGACTCAAGACCCTGACTTAAAAGCTGACAAGGACGCATGTTCAAGTGAATCAAAACTGGCATGGCACCCTGATCCGCCACATGCTTCTGTTGATCACCGGCTGCCTGTTGGTGGGCCTGGTCAGTGGCCAATATGGCTGGGCCCTGGCCGTGGGCATCGGCCTGTACCTGGGCTGGACCCTCAAACAGCTGCTGCGCCTGCATGAATGGCTGCGCCAGCACAAACCCGACGAAGCGCCACCCGACGGCTACGGCCTGTGGGGTGAGGTGTTCGACAGCATCTACCACCTGCAACGCCGCGACCAACGCGTGCGCGGGCGCCTGCAAGCGGTGATCGACCGGGTGCAGGAGTCCACTGCCGCGCTCAAGGACGCGGTGATCATGCTCGACAGCGACGGCAACCTGGAATGGTGGAACCGCGCCGCCGAGACCCTGCTGGGCCTCAAGACACCCCAGGACAGCGGCCAACCAGTGACCAACCTGGTGCGCCATCCGCGCTTCAAGGAGTACTTCGAACAGGAGAACTACGAAGAAGCCCTGGAAATCCCCTCGCCCACCAACGACCGCGTGCGCATCCAGCTGTACCTGACGCGCTACGGCAACAACGAACACCTCATGCTGGTGCGCGATGTCACCCGCATCCACCAGTTGGAACAGATGCGCAAAGACTTCGTCGCCAACGTCTCCCACGAACTGCGCACGCCGTTGACGGTGATCTGCGGTTACCTGGAAACGCTGCTGGACAACGTCGACGAGATCAACCCGCGCTGGAGCCGTGCCCTGCAGCAGATGCAGCAGCAAGGCTCGCGCATGCAGACCCTGCTCAACGACCTGCTGTTGCTGGCCAAGCTGGAAGCCACGGATTACCCGTCGGACAACCACCCGGTGGCCGTGCAGAGCCTGCTGCAGACCATCAAGAACGACGCCCAGGCCCTCTCCGGGCAGCGCGGGCAGCAGATCACACTGGAAGCCGACCCGCAAATACTGCTCAAAGGCAGCGAGGGCGAGTTGCGCAGTGCGTTTTCCAACCTGGTGTTCAACGCCGTGAAGTACACCCAGGACAAGGGCAATATCCGTATTCGCTGGTGGGCCGACGAACATGGCGCACACCTGAGCGTGCAGGACTCCGGTATCGGTATCGACGCCAAGCACCTGCCGCGCCTGACCGAGCGTTTCTACCGTGTCGATTCCAGCCGCAACTCCAACACCGGCGGCACCGGGCTGGGTTTGGCAATCGTCAAACATGTATTGCTGCGCCATCGCGCGCGCCTGGAGATCAGCAGCGTGCTGGGGCATGGCAGTACGTTTACCTGTCATTTCCCGCCGGCTCAGGTGACCCGTTCGCGGATGCTCGGGAATGATGAATAACCTGCATCAGCGTTGAACTCAGTGTGGGAGCTGGCTTGGTTGGAGGAATGCGTTTCCAGGCCCCACCCGGCAGCGGGCACT from Pseudomonas tolaasii NCPPB 2192 includes the following:
- a CDS encoding rubredoxin encodes the protein MKKWQCVVCGLIYDEKDGWPDDGILPGTRWEDVPEDWLCPDCGVGKMDFEMIEIG
- a CDS encoding chorismate--pyruvate lyase family protein; protein product: MPHSNALPDACQWLTQSLLSPLPAPLTVNWLFNEDSLTRRLTWLSHDGFSVTPLFEGWQPLRDDECAALNLAPATVGWVREVYLRGHGQPWVFARSVAARSALQGDGLHMDELGSRSLGELLFCDEAFTRQAIEVCHYPRQWLPTADQVDGLWGRRSRFDRGPLSVLVAEIFLPGFWHALHDHPENC
- a CDS encoding HU family DNA-binding protein gives rise to the protein MRKPELAAAIAEKADLTKEQANRVLNAVLEEITGALHRKDSVTLVGFGTFLQRHRGARTGKNPQTGEPVKIKASNTVAFKPGKSLKDSVNP
- the phoR gene encoding phosphate regulon sensor histidine kinase PhoR; amino-acid sequence: MLLLITGCLLVGLVSGQYGWALAVGIGLYLGWTLKQLLRLHEWLRQHKPDEAPPDGYGLWGEVFDSIYHLQRRDQRVRGRLQAVIDRVQESTAALKDAVIMLDSDGNLEWWNRAAETLLGLKTPQDSGQPVTNLVRHPRFKEYFEQENYEEALEIPSPTNDRVRIQLYLTRYGNNEHLMLVRDVTRIHQLEQMRKDFVANVSHELRTPLTVICGYLETLLDNVDEINPRWSRALQQMQQQGSRMQTLLNDLLLLAKLEATDYPSDNHPVAVQSLLQTIKNDAQALSGQRGQQITLEADPQILLKGSEGELRSAFSNLVFNAVKYTQDKGNIRIRWWADEHGAHLSVQDSGIGIDAKHLPRLTERFYRVDSSRNSNTGGTGLGLAIVKHVLLRHRARLEISSVLGHGSTFTCHFPPAQVTRSRMLGNDE
- the ubiA gene encoding 4-hydroxybenzoate octaprenyltransferase, with the protein product MYQRLLKSLNRLNPRAWDFIQLTRMDKPIGIYLLLWPTLWALWIAGKGSPSFTNIVIFVLGVVLTRAGGCVINDWADRKVDGHVKRTEQRPLVSGKISSREALVFFAVLMGISFLLVLLTNASTILLSLGGLALAASYPFMKRYTYYPQVVLGAAFSWGMPMAFTAETGHLPATAWLLYIANLLWTVGYDTYYAMTDRDDDLKIGVKSTAILFGDADRVIILTLQSLALVCLLLAGLRFELGGWFHLGLLAAAGCFAWEFWYTRDKDRMKCFKAFLHNHWAGLAIFVGIVADYALR
- a CDS encoding COG4315 family predicted lipoprotein, whose protein sequence is MTYRTISWKALLVTAALTLPTLAFAAEPAMTKDGLLVDHKGLTLYTFDKDADGKSVCKDQCATNWPPLKAESTDTKVGDWTVITRDDNTSQWAYKGKPVYTYKDDHKAGDKTGDGKGGAWHVIKP
- a CDS encoding NAD(P)/FAD-dependent oxidoreductase — encoded protein: MNAPVVIIGTGLAGYNVAREFRKLDSETPLLLITTDDGRSYSKPVLSTGFGKNKEADGLSMAEPGAMAEQLKAEVRTHTRVSGIDPGHKRLWIGEEAVVYRDLILAWGAETVRVPVEGDGADLIFPINDLEDYARFRAAAVGKRRVLLLGAGLIGCEFANDLILGGYEIDLVAPCEQVMPTLLHPAAAAAVKTGLEGLGARFHLGPVLNRLQRTADGLEAHLSDGEVIRCDLVVSAIGLRPRVDLAAAAGLQINRGIMVDRHLKTSHANIYALGDCAEVDGLNLLYVMPLMSCARALAQTLAGNATAVSYGPMPITVKTPVCPLVVSPPPRGTEGVWSIEGQGADIKALCRDASGRLLGYALTGSAVMEKLALNKELPPLLA
- the phoB gene encoding phosphate regulon transcriptional regulator PhoB → MVGRSILIVDDEAPIREMIAVALEMAGYDCLEAENSQQAHAIIVDRKPDLILLDWMLPGTSGIELARRLKRDELTGDIPIIMLTAKGEEDNKIQGLEVGADDYITKPFSPRELVARLKAVLRRAGPTDGEAPIEVDGLILDPISHRVTIDGKPAEMGPTEYRLLQFFMTHQERAYTRGQLLDQVWGGNVYVEERTVDVHIRRLRKALGDAYENLVQTVRGTGYRFSTKG